Proteins encoded within one genomic window of Pararhizobium capsulatum DSM 1112:
- a CDS encoding aldo/keto reductase: MEKRSLGRTGLSIAPLVFGGNVFGWTADEKTSFALLDRFFDAGFNAIDTADVYSSWVPGNKGGESEAIIGKWLKQSGRSRDEAVIVTKVGSEMGPGRKGLKAGWIKQAVEDSLARLQTDYIDVYLSHWPDPETPYEETLAAYDALLKEGKVRHVGASNLNAAQLREALDVSAASGLPRYDVLQPEYNLYDRSSFDGPLRNLCIAEEIGVITYFSLAKGFLSGKYRSHKDLEGSARGGGIGKYLDGRGMRILGTLDEVAADLGATQAEVALAWITARRGVTAPIASATSLTQVESLIKSATITLSTEACRLLNEASE, encoded by the coding sequence ATGGAAAAGCGCAGCCTTGGCCGCACCGGCCTGTCGATCGCCCCGCTGGTTTTTGGCGGCAATGTCTTCGGCTGGACGGCCGACGAAAAGACATCCTTTGCCCTTCTCGATCGCTTCTTCGATGCCGGTTTCAACGCCATCGATACGGCCGATGTCTATTCATCCTGGGTGCCGGGCAACAAGGGTGGCGAATCCGAAGCGATCATCGGCAAGTGGTTGAAGCAATCCGGCCGATCCCGTGACGAAGCCGTCATCGTCACCAAGGTCGGCTCCGAAATGGGGCCGGGCAGGAAGGGGCTGAAGGCCGGCTGGATCAAGCAGGCTGTCGAAGACAGCCTGGCACGGCTGCAGACCGATTATATCGATGTCTATCTTTCCCATTGGCCGGATCCGGAAACACCCTACGAAGAGACGCTGGCCGCCTATGATGCGCTGTTGAAGGAAGGCAAGGTCCGTCATGTCGGCGCCTCGAACCTCAATGCGGCGCAGTTGCGCGAGGCGCTCGACGTTTCTGCGGCCAGCGGCCTGCCCCGTTACGACGTCCTGCAGCCGGAATACAATCTCTACGACCGCTCTTCCTTCGATGGGCCTTTGCGCAATCTCTGCATTGCGGAGGAGATCGGCGTCATCACCTATTTCAGTCTCGCAAAAGGCTTCCTCTCCGGCAAGTACCGGTCGCACAAGGATCTCGAGGGCTCTGCCCGCGGCGGCGGCATCGGAAAATATCTCGATGGCCGCGGCATGCGCATTCTGGGTACACTGGACGAAGTTGCGGCCGATCTCGGGGCAACGCAGGCCGAGGTTGCGCTGGCCTGGATCACGGCCCGTCGCGGGGTAACGGCGCCGATCGCCAGCGCCACCAGCCTGACGCAGGTCGAAAGCCTGATCAAATCGGCGACGATCACCTTGAGCACGGAGGCCTGCCGGTTGCTCAACGAGGCAAGCGAATAA
- a CDS encoding AEC family transporter — MSDIFLNVVPVFLLILIGWLIVRIGYLKATVGDGLSDFVFRVAVPVLLFRTIAEADFSGSSPWLLWVAYFSGVAVTWGLGHFAATLLFGRDARIGVLAGVSSAFANNVFIGLPLVSRNVGEEGLVALSILLSVHLPVMMIAGTVLMERAERKTNGKAAQSPLRLLRGIMRNLVRNPLVIGLALGALYHLLGTPLGGPVKIVVDQIAAVAAPAALISIGMALDKYGLSGNLGLAGVTTCLKLVVLPATVFAACHLLALDHAWTAALVLTSSVPTGVNAWLIANHFNVGHGLASSTITLTTALGVISVSAWAFILL, encoded by the coding sequence ATGTCCGATATCTTCCTCAATGTCGTCCCCGTCTTCCTGCTCATCCTTATCGGCTGGCTGATCGTCCGGATCGGCTATCTCAAAGCGACTGTCGGCGATGGCTTGAGCGATTTCGTCTTCCGGGTTGCAGTCCCCGTCCTTCTCTTTCGCACCATCGCCGAAGCCGATTTCAGCGGCAGTTCGCCCTGGCTGCTCTGGGTCGCCTATTTTTCCGGCGTCGCCGTCACCTGGGGTCTCGGGCATTTTGCCGCCACCCTGCTGTTTGGCCGCGATGCGCGCATCGGGGTTCTCGCCGGCGTTTCCTCCGCCTTTGCCAACAACGTGTTCATCGGCCTACCGCTGGTATCGCGCAATGTCGGCGAAGAGGGGCTGGTGGCGCTTTCGATCCTGCTTTCCGTGCATCTGCCTGTGATGATGATCGCCGGGACGGTGCTGATGGAGCGGGCGGAGCGCAAGACGAATGGCAAGGCCGCCCAAAGCCCTTTGCGGCTGCTGCGCGGGATCATGCGCAATCTCGTCCGCAATCCGCTGGTCATCGGGCTTGCGCTCGGGGCACTCTATCATCTGCTCGGAACGCCGCTCGGCGGGCCGGTCAAGATTGTCGTCGATCAGATTGCGGCGGTTGCCGCGCCGGCGGCGCTGATCTCGATCGGCATGGCGCTCGACAAGTATGGCCTGTCCGGCAATCTGGGACTCGCTGGCGTCACCACCTGCCTGAAGCTCGTCGTGCTGCCGGCAACCGTCTTTGCCGCCTGCCATCTGCTCGCACTCGACCACGCCTGGACGGCCGCACTCGTCCTTACCTCGTCAGTGCCGACCGGCGTCAATGCCTGGCTGATTGCCAACCATTTCAACGTCGGCCATGGCCTCGCCTCCTCGACGATCACGCTGACCACGGCGCTTGGCGTCATTTCGGTCTCGGCCTGGGCATTCATTCTGCTCTGA
- a CDS encoding DUF982 domain-containing protein has translation MNEKWWQEPVVLELGGIGKYQVVRNTREAAECLLDRWPVHEGMAYKAAIRMCRYVLSGEQPVDYARQDFIAAAVEAFIHVEPPRI, from the coding sequence ATGAACGAAAAGTGGTGGCAGGAACCCGTCGTCCTCGAACTTGGCGGGATTGGAAAATACCAGGTGGTTCGCAACACGCGCGAGGCGGCGGAATGCCTTCTCGATCGATGGCCTGTCCACGAGGGCATGGCCTACAAGGCGGCGATCCGGATGTGCCGATATGTGCTGAGCGGCGAGCAGCCTGTTGATTATGCACGGCAGGATTTCATTGCCGCCGCAGTCGAAGCCTTCATCCATGTGGAGCCCCCACGTATTTGA
- a CDS encoding BON domain-containing protein has translation MATERSFYAHSDDRADLQDEDLAGKVLRYIRYVTLIDTSDISVMAIGRTIVLSGTASCETEIGCVEEATAAVIGVHLIENQLEVRKHRVHRAKLCSGFA, from the coding sequence ATGGCCACGGAACGCTCTTTTTATGCCCATAGCGATGACAGGGCCGACCTGCAGGACGAAGACCTGGCCGGTAAGGTGCTCCGCTATATCCGTTATGTGACGCTGATCGACACCTCCGATATCTCGGTGATGGCGATTGGCCGGACGATTGTGCTCAGCGGCACGGCCTCCTGCGAGACCGAAATCGGCTGCGTCGAGGAAGCGACCGCCGCCGTGATCGGTGTGCATCTGATCGAGAATCAGCTGGAAGTGCGCAAACATAGGGTACATCGCGCAAAACTTTGCAGCGGTTTTGCGTAA
- a CDS encoding Crp/Fnr family transcriptional regulator — protein sequence MTRIDIHNSQTPALCQSCEIRHKGMCGALDADELLALSRHTRQVRHEAGAQLSSEDTPITSYANVMRGVVKLTKMLEDGRQQVVGLQFAPDFVGRMYGSNSDVSVEAASNVELCRVPRAALEQLVADNPKLERRLMEQTLRELDEARGWMVTLGRKTAAEKVASFLYLIATHISPQDDAGAAEFDLPLSRADIADFLGLTIETVSRQMTKLRTSGVITIIANRHILVPDLARLKARCS from the coding sequence ATGACGCGCATAGACATTCACAACTCACAGACGCCGGCTCTCTGTCAAAGCTGCGAGATCCGCCATAAGGGCATGTGCGGCGCGCTTGATGCGGACGAGTTGCTCGCGCTTTCGCGCCATACGCGGCAGGTGCGCCATGAGGCAGGTGCCCAGCTTTCCAGCGAAGACACCCCGATTACCTCCTACGCCAACGTCATGCGTGGTGTGGTGAAACTCACCAAGATGCTGGAAGATGGCCGCCAGCAGGTCGTCGGCCTGCAATTCGCGCCGGATTTCGTCGGCCGTATGTATGGCAGCAACAGCGATGTCTCTGTCGAGGCGGCCTCCAACGTGGAGCTCTGCCGGGTGCCGCGTGCGGCGCTGGAGCAGCTGGTTGCCGACAATCCCAAGCTTGAACGCCGCCTGATGGAGCAGACGCTCAGGGAACTGGACGAAGCCCGCGGCTGGATGGTGACGCTTGGTCGCAAGACGGCGGCGGAGAAGGTGGCAAGTTTCCTCTATCTGATCGCCACTCATATCAGTCCTCAAGACGATGCCGGCGCGGCAGAATTCGACCTGCCGCTGTCGCGTGCCGATATCGCCGATTTCCTGGGCCTCACCATCGAAACCGTATCGCGGCAGATGACGAAGCTGAGGACATCCGGCGTGATCACCATCATCGCCAACCGGCATATCCTCGTGCCGGACCTTGCCCGCCTCAAGGCGCGCTGCAGCTGA
- a CDS encoding hemerythrin domain-containing protein — protein sequence MTNSPARSRPLHAQASKTESFTLLSEIWGEQLALCDALERLADALPAGLDRFHCLRLARTIPAVLDRAHKLEELLLFPLLQDRTAASPAFAAIIDRLRFEHLEDDAYADELYDALSARGWGRPKPSAETLGYMLRTFFAATRRHIHFDRDVLMPLLLAGTGDTARLSCSAP from the coding sequence ATGACGAACTCCCCAGCAAGGAGCAGACCCCTGCACGCGCAAGCCTCTAAGACGGAATCCTTCACGCTGCTCTCGGAGATCTGGGGCGAACAGCTGGCGCTTTGCGATGCGCTGGAGCGGCTGGCGGACGCCTTGCCGGCTGGGCTCGACAGGTTTCATTGCCTGCGCCTTGCCCGTACCATCCCCGCCGTTCTCGACCGTGCCCACAAGCTGGAGGAGCTGCTGCTTTTTCCGCTGTTGCAGGACCGCACCGCGGCGTCGCCAGCCTTTGCCGCCATCATTGACCGGCTCCGCTTCGAGCATCTGGAGGACGACGCCTATGCCGATGAGCTTTACGATGCGCTGAGCGCTCGCGGCTGGGGCAGGCCAAAGCCTTCTGCAGAAACGCTGGGCTACATGCTGCGCACCTTCTTTGCCGCCACCCGCCGCCATATCCACTTCGATCGCGACGTACTGATGCCGTTGCTTCTGGCCGGCACGGGCGACACCGCCCGCCTCAGCTGCAGCGCGCCTTGA
- the ccoS gene encoding cbb3-type cytochrome oxidase assembly protein CcoS, whose translation MTMLLFLIPVALFLGGLGLIAFLWALKSGQYEDLDGAAERIFVENDELPSKEQTPARASL comes from the coding sequence GTGACCATGCTGCTGTTCCTCATCCCCGTCGCCCTCTTCCTCGGGGGCCTTGGCCTGATCGCCTTCCTCTGGGCGCTGAAAAGCGGCCAATACGAGGATCTCGACGGTGCCGCCGAACGGATCTTCGTCGAAAATGACGAACTCCCCAGCAAGGAGCAGACCCCTGCACGCGCAAGCCTCTAA